CAAAATTAACGTGGCATATATATTGAAGGTTCTGGAAGAGGCATAAATTCGCAAGAACCTATACTTTACGTGAGGCCCTTTCTTCTTGCTTTTGAACTTAAATCATAAAGAGGTGAATCTTAGAATGTTTTCGATGCATTGTTTGATTTGCCAATTCCAAAAATTTTTCGTATCTTGCAGTAGGTTATTTGAAATGCGGTATTTGAGCGCAAGAAGCTGAAAATAAACCGTTGCCTTTTCGTTACCTATTATCCCTATACAAAAATGTAACGACCCGATAAATCAAGTCGTTACATCACTTTAATCCCACACTATTTCAGCCGGGGCATATGGATACGGGTACCAACGGGGATTAATCCTCGTCGCGGTACATGTGCTCTACGTAAACAGCGTGCTGCATCGCCTCACGCTTGGCGATCGAAGGCTTGGTGAAATACTGGCGGCGGCGGAGTTCCTTCAGGACGCCCGTGCGCTCGTATTTACGTTTGAACTTCTTCAGGGCGCGCTCGATGTTTTCGCCCTCTTTTACCGGCATGATAATCATAGTAGTATTCTTTTTTTGTTTTTTTAATTTCGTCGTTTACTTAAATTCCTCCGGGGTTCGCATCACCTGATACCTCGCCCCATGTCGTGTCGTTGTCCGTATCGTCAGCCCCGCTTCGGGTACCGAACCGCAGGTAAGGAGCCAGCCGTGCTGCCTCCTCGCGGGTCAATATGTTGTCTTCAACCAATTCCTCAGCGGTACTCCAACCTCCTTTCAACTGTCTTGTTTTAAGTAATTTCCGAAGTTTCTGCGGCGGAATATACGGATGCCGCCTAAGGACTTTCGGGGTTGCAAAGTTAATATCAATTTTCCGAATTTCACAACTATCGCAGCAAATTTGTTTCAAAATTTTCTCATAATTGCGTTCCGTGACTCCCGGAACCTCTGCGAGTTGCTCCAAACGGACAAATCCGCCGAGCCTCGCGCGGTAGTTCATGATCGACACCACCGTCCGCGCTCCGATCCCCACCACACCGCGCAGCGTCGCGGAATCGGCCGTATTGATCTCCACGGGTTCGTCGACCGGCGCAGCTCCGCGCTCGGGAAAGATAATATAGGGTTCGAGCGCCGCAGCCACCGAATCGCTCACGACATAGCAGGCGCGCAACTCCTCCATGTCGTAGATCCCGCTCAGGTCGCGCCAGCGGATGAAGGCCTCGGCCTGCCGCTTGGACAACGCCCCGATGGCCCGCAGGTAACGCGCCCCCACGGTGTCGATGCGAAAGCGCGAGGGCGGCATGGGTTCGGGCACGACGCGTCCCGTACGATACTGCCGGGGCGCGATGGCATATTTGCGCCCGATACGGATATAGGGAGCCAGGCGGCGGTAGATCGAATCGCTGATGCCGTAGCAAAGCGTCACATCCTCCGGGATACGGAAGATCTTCCCCGCAGCGCGGTACTTCAGCAGGCTCACGGCTTCGTGCTTCGACAAGCCCAGCCGCCGAAGTCCGTCGTAGTCCACGGTATTGGGGTCGAACGGCCGCAGGTCAACCGAATCGGCCCGCCCTTCCATCTCCATCCCGGCCACAAAAGCTGCTTGGGGATCGGCCTTCGGACGCAGGAGCACGATGCCGCCTATAAGCAATCCCGCCAGCGGCAGGAATACCGCCACGGCGCGGATTTCACGGTCTGAAAAAAATTTTGCCATATGCAGAAACTATTTATCACCGGTCATCCCCCGGCAGGATGCCCTGAAAACAACCCCGGCACCACGAAATGGGCTACGGCCCCCGTCAGCCCCCCCCTCAACGCCACTGCGCCCCGTCGGAGAGCAGCAGGCGGCGGTAACGCCGCGACGGCGAACCGACAAACGCCCCCAAGCCATATTCCGGCCAGCGGCGGTCGACCAAAGCGACAGTCGCTTCCGACGCAGTCACGACGTTCGGGAAACGGCCGGGGTTCTCCCCCGCCCCGGGGCGTTTGCTCCGGGCATCGATCACCAACGCCGCACCTTCCGTCCGCACATCACGCCGCGGATCGGTATTGGCCGCAGCGAGCCACAAAAGTTCGGCAGCCGTGAGTTCCGATGCCGCCGGGTCGAACACAGCGAGGTATTTCACCCCCGGCGGAACCGGCACTTCGGCGTCCGGCGCGGCGAAGGCAACCGCTACGCCCCATTTTTCGAGCAGGTCGGAGCGGTAGCCGGCCGGAAGGAGGGGCTGCCCGCCGTCACCCTGCCCGTCACAAGCCCCGGATATTGCGCCATCCACTGCGGGACGCACGCCCTCGACACCCCGTGGGGGATCGGCAGGCACACGCGTTGCAGGCTCCTGCGGATTCGCGCACCCGCCCCCGGTACCGCAGGCCGTAGCATCCAATGCAATTTTTCCGCCGAATCCCGGCGTTGCCGTCGCGTGGTCGAGGACATCGAGAATCCCCTCGCTGCGGACTATGTCGCGCAGCGGGTCGAGGTTGCGCACGAGCCGCGCCAATGCATCCGTATCGCGCACGTCGGTCGCAGCCGGGACGACGAGCGTGTATTTGTTGAACATCATCTGCCCGGCGCCCCACAGCGACTGGGCGACCTTCACGGCCTGTCCGGCATAGCGGCTGTCGATCGAAACGACGGCGATGTTATGCGCCGTTCCGGCCTCAGGCATCGTCATGTCGCGGATTTCGGGCTGCAGGGCCATGCGTATCGGCGCCAGAAATATCCGCTCCGTAGCCTGCGCGATACAGGCGTCCTCCTGCGGGGGAATCCCCACGACCGTGGCCGGGTATACCGCATCGCGCCGCCGCGTAAGGGCCGTGACGTGGAAAAGCGGATAACGGTCTTCGAGCGAATAGAACCCCGTATGGTCGCCGAAGGGGCCTTCGACGGCTTTCTCCTCCGCAGGGTCGACATAACCCTCGATCACGAAATCGCAGTCGGCCGGGACATAAATATCGTTGGTGACGCACTTCACGAGTTTCACGGGACGGCGACGCAGGAACCCGGCCAGCAGGTATTCGTCCATATTGTCGGGCATCGGCGCCGTCGCGGCATAGGTATAGGCCGGATCGCCGCCCAGCGCCACCGACACGGGCATCCGCCGCCCGGCGCGTTTCCAGGCCTCGTAATGCCGGGCGCCCGTCTTGTGGATATGCCAGTGCATGCCTGTCGTACGGTCGTCGAAGAGCTGCATACGGTACATGCCGACGTTGCGCACGCCCGTCTGGGGATCGACCGTGTTCACCATCGGCAGGGTTACGAAACGCCCGCCGTCGGCCGGCCAGCACTTCAGGATCGGAAGCGCCGCGAGCGACGCCTCGGCACCCGTCCGTACGA
This Alistipes onderdonkii DNA region includes the following protein-coding sequences:
- the rpsU gene encoding 30S ribosomal protein S21, whose translation is MIIMPVKEGENIERALKKFKRKYERTGVLKELRRRQYFTKPSIAKREAMQHAVYVEHMYRDED
- a CDS encoding helix-hairpin-helix domain-containing protein, translated to MAKFFSDREIRAVAVFLPLAGLLIGGIVLLRPKADPQAAFVAGMEMEGRADSVDLRPFDPNTVDYDGLRRLGLSKHEAVSLLKYRAAGKIFRIPEDVTLCYGISDSIYRRLAPYIRIGRKYAIAPRQYRTGRVVPEPMPPSRFRIDTVGARYLRAIGALSKRQAEAFIRWRDLSGIYDMEELRACYVVSDSVAAALEPYIIFPERGAAPVDEPVEINTADSATLRGVVGIGARTVVSIMNYRARLGGFVRLEQLAEVPGVTERNYEKILKQICCDSCEIRKIDINFATPKVLRRHPYIPPQKLRKLLKTRQLKGGWSTAEELVEDNILTREEAARLAPYLRFGTRSGADDTDNDTTWGEVSGDANPGGI
- a CDS encoding menaquinone biosynthesis decarboxylase; this encodes MHRSLSEYIALLEREGELVRITAPVSPVEEIAEITDRVSKMPGGGKALLFENTGTEFPVLTNMFGSARRMALALGVGSLGELSERVDGLLRQAMAPRPSFADKLRALPLLAGMSRWFPRTVSGRGECQQVVRTGAEASLAALPILKCWPADGGRFVTLPMVNTVDPQTGVRNVGMYRMQLFDDRTTGMHWHIHKTGARHYEAWKRAGRRMPVSVALGGDPAYTYAATAPMPDNMDEYLLAGFLRRRPVKLVKCVTNDIYVPADCDFVIEGYVDPAEEKAVEGPFGDHTGFYSLEDRYPLFHVTALTRRRDAVYPATVVGIPPQEDACIAQATERIFLAPIRMALQPEIRDMTMPEAGTAHNIAVVSIDSRYAGQAVKVAQSLWGAGQMMFNKYTLVVPAATDVRDTDALARLVRNLDPLRDIVRSEGILDVLDHATATPGFGGKIALDATACGTGGGCANPQEPATRVPADPPRGVEGVRPAVDGAISGACDGQGDGGQPLLPAGYRSDLLEKWGVAVAFAAPDAEVPVPPGVKYLAVFDPAASELTAAELLWLAAANTDPRRDVRTEGAALVIDARSKRPGAGENPGRFPNVVTASEATVALVDRRWPEYGLGAFVGSPSRRYRRLLLSDGAQWR